One Lagenorhynchus albirostris chromosome 7, mLagAlb1.1, whole genome shotgun sequence genomic window, ACTACTTCTGCTCTTATTAAGTTTCCCAGAAAACTTCCTTAGCCCCAGTTgtttctcttccccttttcctcctgtTTCTTTACCAAAGccctaatctgtcttttgttttagAGGGGGGACAGTTTGGCACAGAGGACCCTATGGGAACCTAGTGAATTTGTTTGTTCTGTATGACAGGCCATCTTTGCTTGGGCAGAGGAAAGGGATtcatccttccctcttcctcactcCCCACATCTAATCTTCTAATGTAAATTCAGTGCTTCAGGCTAGACATGTCACAGGAGCCTATGAGAAAGGGTCTCAAATGCTAGACTAGAAGCTTGGATTGAATTGAGGACAGTTGAGAACCAACCAATTAGATTAGATTCTACTTTCTGAATTTCTTTAGAACctgtcccttctttttttccacaCTATCACAGCCCTAGCTTAGGCCACCTTCAAGTCTTACAAAAATTTCTTCAACATCCTCCTTTTAGATCTCAGAGTCTTGTCCCTCCATATTACAGCTAAACATGAatctttctaagattttgtcctGGAAACCAAATCTGACCACTCCCCACTTAAAGGCTTCATTGGCTCCCCAGCTGTGGTCAGTTTAATCTAAGCCCTTACCTCTAGAATTTGGGGTCCGCCCTAGTTGCCCCCATGACTGCCGTAACCTGATGTATTTTTCCAAACACCTTAACTACTGGAAGCTCCCCACCATACCTCCCTCTGAGTGTTTGATCAGGCTGTGCTCTCTGCTTGGGATGGCTTTCCCTCCTCTTAGCTACCTGACAAGTATCCACTTATCTTTCAGTACTCTACGTAGGCAGCACCTCTCTGGAGAAGCTTctgactccctccctcctttgtgCACCTCTGTTCTCCCAATAGATGTCCACCTGCAAACTCCTCTGCATCCATTCATCTTCTTCCCAACTAGACTGGGCACTGCTTGTGGCCAGGTTTCTATCATCAGGGCCTACACACTCTTCAAGGTGACCTGGTACATTGGATTTGGAGGAACTTGGGTTAAAGTACAAACACTCCAAGAGCTGTTTGCTCTTGGGTAAGTCATTTGCAttctgagccttgatttccttAGCTCTGTCTACCTCCCAAGATGCTGTGAAGTGTCACGTGAGGTGCCTGCGACAGTGTTTGGCTTACTGTAGGGGCTCAAATATTTATCACCCTCTTGGCCAAGAAGCTGAGGAGGAAGAGGTGTTCAGCTCGTGAACGGGGGATTAGGAGTGAGGATATAAGGGGAGGGAGCAGAAACCTCTGAGACCCAAGTGTGGTTGGATTTCTAAAACTGTGCTGGCCACCTGCTCCGTCTGGGAGCAAAGTCGCGTTAGGCCGATGGGGGTGGGGCTGATAGGTCAAGGGCCTGCCAAGGCCAAGCCCTCCCTGGGCTGCTGGAATGGACCAGCCCATGGTGACATCACAATCCTGAGGAGTTGCCAAGGCACTGCTGGAGGTGGACCCTCTTATTTCTCCCCATGGAGCTCTAGGATGTGGATGAGAGAAAGGTGAGCAAGGAAGGCAAATGGCGACGAGGAACAGCCCTAGCCCCAAGCCCGTGGGCACGGCTCAGGGGGACCCTGGAGAGGCAGGCACGCTGCCAGGTCCTGAGGCTGGCATCCGGGACACAAGTTCATCCACTCAGCTGAAGATGAAGCCCAAGAAGGTGCATAAGATCAAGGCACTCATCATTGACCTGGGCTCCCAGTACTGTAAGTGTGGCTATGCGGGTGAGCCGAGGCCCACCTACTTCATCTCCTCCACTGTGGGCAAGCGCTGCTCGGAGGCGGCTGATGCTGGTGACACCCGCAAGGAGGTCTACGTGGGCCACGAGCTGCTCAACATGGAGGCGCCTCTGAAGCTGATTAACCCGCTAAAACACGGCATCGTGGTGGACTGGGACTGCGTCCAGAACATCTGGGAGTACATCTTCCACACAGCCATGAAGATCTTCCCCGAGGAGCATGCCGTGCTGGTCTCCGACCCCCCACTCAGCCCCACCAGCAACCGCGAGAAGTATGCAGAGCTCATGTTCGAGACCTTTGGCATCCCTGCCATGCATGTGACCTCCCAGTCGTTGCTGTCCATCTACTCCTATGGCAAGACCTCCGGGCTGGTGGTGGAGAGTGGGCACGGCGTCTCACACGTGGTGCCCATCTCCGAGGGCAACGTGCTACCAGGCCTGACGAGGCGTGCCGACTATGCCGGCAGCAACCTCACTAGCTACCTGCTGCAGCTGCTCAACGCCGCCGGCCACAAGTTCACGGACGACCACCTGCACATCATCGAGCACATCAAGAAGAAGTGCTGCTACTCGGCACTCAAGC contains:
- the ACTL7B gene encoding actin-like protein 7B; the encoded protein is MATRNSPSPKPVGTAQGDPGEAGTLPGPEAGIRDTSSSTQLKMKPKKVHKIKALIIDLGSQYCKCGYAGEPRPTYFISSTVGKRCSEAADAGDTRKEVYVGHELLNMEAPLKLINPLKHGIVVDWDCVQNIWEYIFHTAMKIFPEEHAVLVSDPPLSPTSNREKYAELMFETFGIPAMHVTSQSLLSIYSYGKTSGLVVESGHGVSHVVPISEGNVLPGLTRRADYAGSNLTSYLLQLLNAAGHKFTDDHLHIIEHIKKKCCYSALKPEEELGLCLEDLRVDYELPDGKLITIGQERFQCAEMLFKPTLVGSDQPGLPELTAACLNHCQEAGFKEEMAANVLLCGGCSMLGGFPERFQRELSLLCPGDSPTVAAAPERKTSVWTGGSILASLQAFQQLWVSKEEFEERGSEAIYSKC